ACGCACCGGCGAGTACTACCTGTGCCCCAAGGAAACCGGCAAGCCCTGCGTGATCGACCCGGCCGCCTATGACTTCGGTGGCAAGCAGGTGCTGGTCGCCTCCTTCAACGCGCCGATCATGGTCGACGGCCAATTCAAAGGGATAGTCGGCAACGACCTGGCCCTGAACTTCATCCAGGACCTGCTCAACCAGGCCAAGCAGGGCCTCTATTCCGGCGCGGGCGAACTGGCGCTGATCTCCGCCAACGGCAACCTGATCGCCGCCACCAAGGACGCCAGCCTGATCACCCAGCCCGCCGAGAAGGCGCTGGACGCCGAGCTGCTGCAGCAGCTCAAGCAGAGCAGCAGCGACGCGCCCATCCTCAAGCTGAACGAGGAGCGCGAGCAGATCCAGCTGCTGCTGCCCTTCCGCGTGGCCGGTACCGAAACCCGCTGGACCCTGGCCATCGAACTGCCCACCGCGGCGGTGCTGGCCGAGCTGCGCCAGCTGCAGGGCGAGCTGGCAACCCAGGCCAACGAGGATACCTTCGGCATGGCCCTGGTTGGCCTGCTGGTAGCAGCACTAGGCCTGCTGGTGATCTGGTTCGTCGGCTACGGCATCGCCCGCCCACTGAAACAGATGGTCGGCATGCTCGACGACATCGCCAAGGGTGACGGCGACCTCACCGTACGCCTGCAGGTGGACCGCGCCGACGAGCTGGGACAGATCGCCGGCGGCTTCAACACCTTCCTCAACAAGCTGCAGAACATGATCCGCGACGTGGTCACCTCGGTACAGAAGGTCAGCGACTCCTCCGAACATACCGCCGACATCGCCATCCGCACCAACCAGGGCGTGCAGCGGCAGATGGCGGAAATCGACCAGGTCGCCACCGCCGTGCACGAGATGACCGCCACCGCCCAGGACGTGGCGCGCAACGCCACCCAGGCCGCCGAGGCGGCCAGCCACGCCGACCGCTCGGCCAACGACGGCAAGCGCATCGTCGAGGGCACCGCCAAGGCCATTTCCGCCCTGGCCGGCGAGATCGGCCGCGCCGTGGGCGTGGTGCAGACCCTGGCCAAGGACAGCGAGAACATCAATGCCATCCTGGTGGCGATCCGCGGCATCGCCGAGCAGACCAACCTGCTCGCCCTCAACGCCGCCATCGAGGCCGCGCGGGCCGGCGAGCAGGGCCGCGGCTTCGCCGTGGTGGCCGACGAAGTGCGCAACCTGGCACAGAAGACCCAGCAGGCCACCGAGGAAATCCAGAGCATGATCCAGCAGCTGCAGCACGGCACCCGCGAAGTGGTGAACGTGATGGAGCAGAGCCAGGCACGCACCGACGACAGCGTGCAGCAGGCACAGGCCGCGGCCAGTGCACTGGAGAACATCACCCAGGCGGTGTCGGTGATCAACGACATGAACACCCAGATTGCCAGCGCCGCCGAGGAACAGAGCGCGGTGGCCGAGGACATCAACCGCAACGTCACCAACATCGGCCAGGTGGCCGCCGAGGTGGCCGGTGGCGCCGACGAAGCCAGCCAGGCCAGTGCCGAGCTGACCAAGCTGGCCGAGCAGCAGCGGCGGCTGATCAATCAGTTCAGGGTGTAATCCGCCGGCGGGGCACTCTGCCCCGCCAGATCCCTCAGTGCTTGTGCGCCCAGCGCTGGCGCAGCCACTCCAGGTCTTCCGGGCGGGTGATCTTCAGATTGTCCGCCCGTCCCTCTACCAGCTTCGGCGCCTGGCCGGCCCACTCCAGGGCCGAGGCCTCGTCGGTGATGGCCGCGCCGGCCACCAGAGCATCGGCCAGGGCATGGTGCAGCGCGGCGAAGCGGAACATCTGCGGCGTGTAGGCCTGCCAGATCAGACTGCGATCCACCGTCTCGGCGACCCGACCATCGGCGCCGACACGCTTGAGGGTATCGCGCGCCGGCACCGCGAGCAGGCCACCGACCGGGTCGTCGGCCAGCTCGGCCAGCAGCAGGTCGAGATCACTGCGCGCCAGGTTGGGCCGCGCCGCGTCGTGCACCAGCACCCAGTCATCCGGCTGCGCACCCAGCTCGAGCAGACACAGCAGGCCGGCCAGCACCGAATCGGCTCGCTCGGCGCCACCTTCGGCGCGCAGGATGCGCGGATCGCGGGCACAGGGCAGCGCCGCCCAGAAGGGGTCGTCCGCCGCCAGGCTGAGTACCAGGCCCTTGAGGCGCGGATGATCGAGAAAACAGTCGAGGGTGTGTTCGAGGATGGTCCGCCCGGCCAGCTGCAGGTACTGCTTGGGACGGTCGGCGCGCATGCGCGAGCCGATGCCGGCGGCGGGAATCACCACCCAGAAGGCGGGAAGTGCGGAATGGCTCATTCGGCCAACTGATAGAGGGTCTCGCCCTCTTTGACCATGCCCAACTCGTGGCGAGCACGCTCCTCCACGGTCTCCATGCCTTTCTTCAGCTCCAGCACCTCGGCTTCGAGGATGCGGTTGCGCTCGAGCAGGCGCTCGTTCTCACCCTTCTGCTCATCGATCTCGCGCTGCAGCTCGGCGACCTGAGCCAGGCTGCCCTCGCCCACCCACAGGCGGTACTGCAGGCCGGCCAGGACCAGCACGAGCGCAACGAACAGCCAGTAAGGCGCTTTGTTAGACATGGGGACACGAGTATCCATACAAAAAGGGCAGCTTGCGCTGCCCTTTTACCATTCCCGGCTTAGCCGCGGAACTCAGAACGGCCGCGGTACGGCGCCTTTCCGCCCAGCTGCTCTTCGATACGCAGCAGCTGGTTGTACTTGGACACGCGGTCGGAACGGCACAGGGAGCCGGTCTTGATCTGGCCGGCGGCGGTGCCGACGGCGAGATCGGCGATGGTGCTGTCCTCGGTCTCGCCACTGCGGTGCGAGATCACTGCGGTGAAGCCGGAGGCCTTGGCCATCTGGATGGCTTCCAGGGTCTCGGTCAGCGAGCCGATCTGGTTGAACTTGATCAGGATCGAGTTGCCGATCTTCTCTTCGATGCCGCGCTTGAGGATCTTGGTGTTGGTGACGAACAGGTCGTCGCCGACCAGCTGGACCTTCTCGCCGATCTTGTCGGTCAGGACTTTCCAGCCAGCCCAGTCGGACTCGTCCATGCCGTCCTCGATGGAGATGATCGGGTAACGCTGGGTCAGGCCGGCCAGGTAGTCGGCGAAGCCTTCGGCGTTGAATACCTTGCCTTCGCCGGCCAGGTCGTACTGACCGTCCTTAAAGAACTCGGAGGAAGCGCAGTCCAGAGCCAGGGTGATGTCCTCGCCCAGCTTGTAGCCGGCGTTGGCCACGGCCTCGGCGATGGCGGCCAGGGCGTCTTCGTTGGAAGCCAGGTTCGGCGCGAAGCCGCCCTCGTCACCCACGGCGGTGTTCAGGCCACGGGCCTTCAGCACGGCCTTCAGGTGATGGAAGATCTCCGCGCCCATGCGCAGGGCGTCGGCGAAGTTCTTGGCGCCAACCGGCTGGACCATGAACTCCTGGATATCGACGTTGTTGTCGGCGTGTTCGCCGCCGTTGATGATGTTCATCATCGGCACCGGCATGGAGTAGACGCCCGGGGTGCCGTTCAGGTCGGCGATGTGCGCATACAGCGGCACGCCCTTGGCCTGGGCAGCGGCCTTGGCGGCGGCCAGGGACACGGCGAGGATGGCGTTGGCGCCCAGCTTGGCCTTGTTCTCGGTACCGTCCAGTTCGATCATGGCGCGGTCCAGAGCCTTCTGGTCGGCCGCGTCCTTGCCCAGCAGCAGGTCGCGGATCGGGCCGTTGATGTTGGCCACAGCCTTCAGCACGCCCTTGCCCAGGTAGCGGCTCTTGTCGCCATCACGCAGCTCCAGCGCTTCGCGGGAACCGGTGGAAGCACCGGACGGCGCGCAGGCGCTGCCGATGATGCCGCCTTCGAGGATCACATCGGCTTCTACGGTGGGGTTGCCACGGGAGTCGAGAACCTCACGGCCTTTGATGTCGACAATTTTTGCCATCGCGTATAGCACTCCAAATGTTTACGTAAGGGTACGGCCAACGGGCGCGCACTTTACCGGAGAATTGCCGAATCAGGCAGTCTCGATCGGCGGGAAGCTCTTCACCAGGTCATCCAGCTGCTTGAGCTGGGTGAGGAACGGCTCCAGTTTGTCCAGGCGCAGGGCGCAGGGACCGTCGCACTTGGCGTTGTCCGGGTCCGGATGGGCCTCGAGGAACAGGCCGGCCAGGCCCTGGCTCATGCCAGCCTTGGCCAGGTCGGTGACCTGGGCACGGCGGCCGCCGGCGGAGTCGGCACGACCGCCCGGCATCTGCAGGGCATGGGTGACGTCGAAGAACACCGGGTACTCGAAGGACTTCATGATGCCGAAGCCGAGCATGTCCACCACCAGGTTGTTGTAACCGAAGGAGGAGCCACGCTCGCAGAGGATCAGCTGATCGTTGCCGGCCTCCTCGCACTTCTTGAGGATGTGCTTCATCTCCTGCGGGGCGAGGAACTGGGCCTTCTTGATGTTGATCACCGCTCCGGTCTTGGCCATGGCCACCACCAGGTCGGTCTGCCGCGAGAGGAAGGCCGGCAGCTGGATGATGTCGCAGACCTCGGCCACCGGGGCGGCCTGGTAGGGCTCGTGCACATCGGTGATCACCGGCACGCCGAAGGTCTTCTTCACTTCCTCGAAGATCTTCATGCCCTCTTCCAGGCCCGGGCCGCGGAAGGAGGTGATGGAGGAACGGTTGGCCTTGTCGAAGCTGGCCTTGAACACGTAGGGGATGCCGAGCTTCTCGGTCACCCGCACGTACTCCTCGCAGGCCTGCATGGCCAGATCGCGCGACTCCAGCACGTTGATGCCGCCGAACAGGACGAAAGGCTTATCGTTGGCGATCTCGATACCGCCGACCTTGATGATCTTCTGAGCCATGATCCTGTCCTTATGCCTTGCCGGCTTGTTTCAGCGCGGCCTTGACGAAGCCGCTGAACAGCGGGTGACCATCGCGCGGGGTGGAGGTGAATTCCGGGTGGAACTGGCAGGCAACGAACCACGGATGACCCGGGGCCTCGACCACCTCGACCAGGGCGCCGTCGGCGGAACGGCCGCTGACCTTGAGCCCGGCGGCTTCCAGCTGCGGCAGCAGATTGTTGTTCACCTCGTAGCGATGGCGGTGGCGCTCGACGATCACATCCTTGCCATAGCACTCGCGCACGGTGGAGCCGGCCATCAGCTGGCAGTCCTGGGCGCCAAGGCGCATGGTGCCACCCAGGTCGGAGCTGTCGCTGCGCACCTCGACGCTGCCGGCGGCATCCTGCCATTCGGTGATCAGGCCGACCACCGGGTGGCTGCTGGTCTGGGTGAACTCGGTGGAGTTGGCGTCGCTCCAGCCCAGCACGTTGCGGGCGTATTCGATGACCGCCACCTGCATGCCCAGGCAGATGCCCAGGTAGGGAATCTTGTTCTCGCGGGCGTACTGCACGGCCTTGATCTTGCCTTCCACGCCACGCAGGCCGAAGCCGCCCGGCACCAGGATGGCGTCGACACCCTCCAGCTTGGCGGTGCCTTCGTTTTCGATCTCCTCGGAGTCGATATAGCGCAGGTTGACCTTGGTGCGGTTCTGGATGCCGGCATGGCCCATCGCCTCGATCAGCGACTTGTAGGCGTCCAGCAGCTCCATGTACTTGCCGACCATGGCGATGGTGACTTCCTTCTCCGGGTGCAGCTTGGCGTCGACCACGCGATCCCACTCGGAGAGGTCGGCCGGCTGGCACTGCAGACCGAAGCGCTCGACCACGATGTCGTCCAGGCCCTGGGCATGCAGCACCGAGGGAATGCGATAGATGGTGTCGACGTCTTCCAGGGCAATGACCGCGCGCTCTTCGACGTTGGTGAACAGGGCGATCTTGCGCCGCGAAGCCAGGTCGATCTCGTGGTCGGAACGGCAGATCAGCACGTCCGGCTGCACGCCGATGGAGCGCAGCTCCTTGACCGAGTGCTGGGTCGGCTTGGTCTTGGTCTCGCCGGCGGTAGCGATGTAGGGCACCAGGGTCAGGTGCATGAACATGGCGCGCTTGGCGCCCAGCTCCACGCGCAGCTGGCGGGCCGCCTCGAGGAACGGCTGGGACTCGATGTCACCCACGGTGCCGCCGATCTCGACCATGGCCACGTCGGCATCGCCGGCGCCCTTGATCACGCGACGCTTGATCTCGTCGGTGATGTGCGGGATCACCTGGATGGTCGCACCCAGGTAGTCGCCACGGCGTTCCTTGCGCAGCACGTGCTCGTAGACGCGGCCGGTGGTGAAGTTGTTGTCCTGGGTCATGGTGGTGCGGATGAACCGCTCGTAGTGGCCCAGGTCGAGGTCGGTCTCGGCGCCGTCGTGGGTGACGAAAACCTCACCGTGCTGGAACGGGCTCATGGTGCCCGGATCGACGTTGATGTAGGGGTCCAGCTTGAGCATGGTGACCTTCAGGCCACGCGCCTCCAGGATGGCCGCCAAGGAAGCCGAGGCGATGCCTTTCCCCAATGAAGAAACAACACCGCCCGTGACGAAGATGTAGCGCGTCATGAAAAATCCTAGAAGTCTGCGTTCAAGCGGTCAGCGCCGCCGGGGTAAGAGCGCAGGCTGGCCTTGGCCAACCTGAAATAAGCAATGCACTGCGGGTTCCGAGGGAGCCCACAGAAGCAGTAACAAGACGGGAGCGTAGTCTACCGGAAAGGGTCTATCAGCTCAAACCTTGTGCGCTGGTCGGCGGGCGCCAGTGCAACTGCCAGGCGCCATGCTGCGAACCGTCCAGCCCGGGCAGGTTCGCCACCGCCAGCAGCTCGTCGCCGCGATACAGCAGCGGCAGGCGGCCACGCACGAAGGCCGGTACTGCACGCTCGTTGAGCAGGCGCTTGAGATCGCGATGTCCGCGCCCCGGCAGCGCCATCACCTCGCCCCCCGCACGATAAGCCAGGCGCAGCGGCCCGGCCGGTCGGGTTCCGGTCAATTGCACGACACCGTTGCCCGGCAGCTGCAGCGGCTGCGTCGGCTCATCCCAGGCGGCGGGCAATGATGGCTGTCGCAGCCATTCCCCGGACAACCACCATAACCGTCCGTCGGCGCGCCTCAGCTCGCCGCCGGCCAGGCGCCATATCGGGATGGCATCGACGCCGGCATCGCGCAAGTCCTGCCAGCCCGCCCAGTGCTCGGTGTCCGGCAGCAGCGTCAGAGGCGCCAGCCAATGCCGCAGGGCATTGCGCTGGCGCTGCTCGGAGAGCGGCAGCAGGGGCGCCAGCGCCAACGAGGGCAGCCCCAGCCAGGCGAAAGGACCCTCGCCGCGCGACGCCAGCAGGTCCAGCTCGGCCAGTTCGCTCATCAGCTGTTCGGCCGCGCGCAGGTGCTCGGCACTGCGCGCCAGGTTCGCCGCCGCCTGCGGCCAGTGGCGTGCCAGCGCCGGCAGCACTTCGCGGCGCAGGAAATTACGCGCCAGCGTCGTGTCGGCATTGGAGGGGTCCTCGACCCACGCCAACCCCTGCTGCCGGGCATAGCGCTCCAGATCGGCTCGCGCAACGCCCAGCAGCGGCCGCACCAGCCAGCCCGCACCCAAGCGGCGGCTCGGCGGCATGCCTCCCAAGCCCCGCACCCCAGCACCACGCAGCAGGCGCAGCAGCAGGGTCTCGGCCTGGTCATCGCGGTGCTGACCGGTCAGCAGCAGCTCGCCCTCCTCCAGCCGGCGAGCGAAGGCGGCGTAGCGTGCCTCGCGCGCCGCCCGCTCGAGGCTGGCAGCACCGTCGACCTGCACCCGCTCGATATGCAGCGCTACGCCCAGCTGCTCGCACAGCGCCTGGCAATGGGCCGGCCAGCCGTCGGCGACGGCCTGCAGGCCATGGTGCACATGGATGGCCGACAGCGGCGGCAGCGCCTCATGCTCGCGCAGGCGCGCCAGCAGGTGCAGCAGCACGCTCGAATCCAGGCCGCCGGACAAAGCGACATGCCAGGCCGGCGCAGCAAGCCAGGGCCGGAGAGATTCGAGCAGGGAGGATTCGAGCGCAGTCATGCCGCCAGCTTAAACAACAACGGGCCCGAAGGCCCGTTGCAGATGATGCACGCCACGCGTCAGGCGATGCCGTAGCTCATCAGGCGCTCGTAGCGGCGCTCCAGCAGCTTGGCATCGTCCAGCTTGCGCAGGCTCTTGAGCTGGGCGACCAGCTCCTGGCGGATCGACTCGGCGGCGGCGGCCGGGTCGCGATGGGCGCCGCCCAGCGGCTCGGCGATCACCTTGTCGACGATGCCCAGGCCCTTCAGGCGCTCGGCGGTGATGCCCATGGCCTCGGCCGCGTCCGGCGCCTTCTCGGCGGTCTTCCACAGGATCGAGGCACAGCCTTCCGGCGAGATCACCGAGTAGGTGGAGTACTGCAGCATGTTCAGCTGGTCGCACACGCCGATGGCCAGCGCACCGCCGGAGCCACCCTCGCCGATCACGGTGGCGATGATCGGGGTCTTCAGGCGTGCCATCACGCGCAGGTTCCAGGCGATGGCCTCGCTCTGGTTGCGCTCCTCGGCGTCGATGCCCGGGTAGGCACCGGGGGTATCGATAAAGGTGAGGATCGGTAGCTTGAAGCGCTCGGCCATTTCCATCAGGCGGCAGGCCTTGCGGTAGCCCTCGGGGCGCGGCATGCCGAAGTTGCGGCGCACCTTCTCGCGCACCTCGCGACCCTTCTGGTGGCCGATGACCATCACCGGCTGGCCGTCCAGGCGGGCGGTTCCGCCGACGATAGCGGCGTCGTCGGAGAAGTGGCGATCACCATGCAGCTCGTCGAACTCGGTGAAGATGTGCTCGATGTAGTCGAGGGTGTAGGGACGGCGCGGGTGGCGCGACAGCTGCGAGATCTGCCAGCTGCTGAGGTTACCGAAGATGGTCTCGGTCAGCGCGCTGCTCTTGTCCTGCAGCCGGGAAATCTCGTCGCTGATGTTCAGCGCATTGTCGTTGCCTACCAAGCGCAGCTCTTCGATCTTGGCTTGCAGGTCGGCGATCGGCTGTTCGAAGTCGAGGAAGTTCGGGTTCATAGGCATCCGTCTAGCATCGGCGGCCCCGTGGGCCGGGCGGTGTTCCATGTGGCGCCTACCTTAAGGGATAGCGCGCCCGCGGTCGAGGCGTCGCGGCAGGCTGGCGCTCTGCCGTTCAGCGGTATTGGAGAAAGACGTTGTCTTTGCCGAACTGGTCACGCAGCGCCTGGATCAGGTTGTCCGCCGGGTCGATGCGCCACTGCTCGCCGAACTGCAGCACGGCCTTGGCCTCGCTGCCGCTGTAGTCCAGGGTCAGCGGACAGGCGCCGCGGTGCTTGGCGAACAGCTCGCCAAGCCAGCGCAGGCGGTCTCCGGCCAGCGCCTCGCGCGGCGCGCGGATGCGCAGGCTCTCGGCCAGGCCGGTGCGCGCCTCCTCCAGGCTCATCACCCGTTTGGCGCGCAGGCGCAGGCCGCCGGAGAACTCGTCGTTGCTGACCTCGCCCTCGACCACCACCAGTGCGTCGGTCTGCAGCAGCGCCTGGGCACTGGCGAAGGCGTCGGCGAACAGCGAGGCCTCGATGCGCCCGGAGCGGTCGTCCAGGGTGATGAAGCCCATCTTGTCGCCCTTCTTGTTCTTCATCACCCGCAGGGCGACGATCAGGCCGGCGATGGTCTGGGTGTCGCGTGCGGCACGCAGCTCGACGATGCGCTGGCGGGCGAAGCGACGCACCTCGCCCTCGTACTCGTCGATCGGGTGGCCGGTGAGGTACAGGCCGAGGGTGTCCTTCTCGCCTTTCAGGCGCTCCTTGATCGACAGCTCGCGCGCCTTGCGATGGTTGGCGTAGACGTCTGCCTCGGGCTCGGCGAAGACTCCGCCGAACAGATCCATGTGGCCACTGTCATGGCTGCGCGCGGTCTGCTCGGCGGCCTGCACCGCCTCTTCCATGGCCGCCAGCAGCACGGCACGGTTGAGGTCGACGCTGGCCTGGTAGGCCTTGAGTTCGTCCTGATAGTAGGGGCCGAGGCGGTCCAGGGCGCCGGAGCGGATCAGCGCCTCCAGGGTGCGCTTGTTGATGCGCTTGAGGTCGACGCGGTTGCAGAAGTCGAACAGGTCCTTGAAGGGCCCGCCCTCCGCGCGGCACTCGACGATGGCCTCCACCGGCCCCTCGCCGACACCCTTGACCGCGCCCAGGCCGTAGACGATGCGCCCGTCGTCGTTGACGGTGAACTTGAACTCCGAGGTGTTCACGTCCGGCGCGTCGATGCGCAGCTTCATGTGGCGGCATTCCTCGATGAGGATCACCACCTTGTCGGTGTTGTGCATATCCGCCGACAGCACCGCCGCCATGAACGGCGCCGGGTAGTGCGCCTTGAGCCAGGCGGTCTGGTAGGAGACCAGGCCATAGGCGGCCGAGTGCGACTTGTTGAAGCCGTAGCCGGCGAACTTTTCCACCAGGTCGAAGATGTTGCCCGCCAGCTCCGCGTCGATGCCGTTCTTCGCGCAGCCTTCGATGAAGCCGCCGCGCTGCTTGGCCATCTCCTCGGGCTTCTTCTTGCCCATGGCGCGGCGCAGCATGTCCGCGCCACCGAGGGTGTAGCCGGCCATCACCTGGGCGATCTGCATCACCTGTTCCTGGTACAGGATGATGCCGTAGGTGGGCTTGAGCACGGGCTCCAGGCCTGGGTACTGGTAGTCCGGGTGCGGGTAGGAAATCACCTCGCGGCCGTGCTTGCGGTTGATGAAGTCGTCCACCATGCCCGACTGCAGGGGGCCGGGGCGGAACAGCGCCACCAGGGCGATCATGTCTTCCAGGCAGTCCGGCTTGAGCTTCTTGATCAGCTCCTTCATGCCGCGCGATTCGAGCTGGAAGACCGCGGTGGTCTCCGCCTTCTGCAGCATGTCGTAGGTCTTCTTGTCATCCAGCGGGATGAAGTCGATGTTGACCAGCTCCTCGTCCGCGGCACCGTCGCGCTTCTGGATGCGATGGATGGTCTCCATCGCCCACTTGATGATGGTCAGGGTGCGCAGGCCGAGGAAGTCGAACTTCACCAGCCCCGCCTGCTCGACGTCGTCCTTGTCAAACTGAGTCACCAGGCCGCCACCCTCCTCGTCGCAGGAGGTCGGGGCGAAGTCGGTGAGCTTGGTCGGTGCGATCACCACGCCACCGGCGTGCTTGCCGGTGCCGCGGACGATGCCTTCGAGCTTGAGCGCCATGTCCCAGATCTCCTGGGCCTCCTCGTCGCTCTTGAGGAAGTCGCGCAGGACCTCTTCCTGCTCGTAGGCAGCTTCCAGGGTCATGCCGACTTCGAAGGGAATCATCTTCGACAGGCGGTCGGCCAGGCCGTAGGACTTGCCCTGCACCCGCGCCACGTCGCGCACCACCGCCTTGGCCGCCATCGAGCCGAAGGTGATGATCTGGCTCACCGCGTTGCGCCCGTACTTGTCGGCCACGTAGTCGATCACCCGGTCGCGACCGTCCATGCAGAAGTCGACGTCGAAGTCGGGCATGGAAATACGTTCGGGGTTGAGGAAACGCTCGAACAGCAGGTCATAGGCCAGCGGATCGAGGTCGGTGATCTTCAGCACGTAGGCCACCAGCGAGCCGGCACCCGAACCCCGGCCCGGGCCGACCGGCACGCCGTTGTTCTTCGCCCACTGGATGAAGTCCATCACAATGAGGAAGTAACCGGGGAAGCCCATCTGGATGATGATGTCGAGCTCGAAGTTCAGGCGGTCGACGTAGACCTGCTTCTTCGCCTCGTAGCCCGGCGTGTCCCTGGGCAGCAGGACCTTCAGGCGCTCCTCCAGGCCCTCGAAGGAGGCGTGGCGCAGGTAGTCGTCGATGCCCATGCCGTTGGGCGTCGGGAAGTCGGGGAGGAAGTACTTGCCCAGCTGCACCTCGATGTTGCAGCGCTTGGCGATCTCCACCGTGTTCTCCAGCGCCTCGGGCAGGTCGGCGAACAGCTCGGCCATCTCTTCCGGGGTCTTGAGGTACTGCTCCTCGGAGTAGTTGCGCGGCCGGCGCGGGTCGTCGAGGGTGCGCCCCTCGCCGATGCACACGCGGGTCTCGTGGGCCTCGAAGTCGCCGCGCTTGAGGAAGCGCACGTCGTTGGTCGCCACCAGCGGCACACCGGTGCGCCCGGCCAGCTCGACGGCCGCGTGCAGGTGCTCCTCGTCATTGACGCGGTTGGTGCGCTGCACTTCCAGGTAGAAGCGCTCGGGGAATACCGCCAGCCACTCATTGAGGAAGGTCTCGGCGCGGACGCCCTCGCCGGCCAGCAAGGCCATGCCGACCTCGCCCTCGCGCGCGCCGGACAGGGCGATCAGGCCCTCGGCCGCTTCCTTGACCCAATCGCGCTGGATGATCACCAGGCCGTTGTCCTGGCCGTCGGCCCAGCCACGGGAAATCATTTCGGTGAGGTTACGGTAGCCCTTGGCGTTCATCACCAGTAGGGTCAGGCGCGACAGCGGGCCATCCTCGTCCGGGCTGGCCAGCCAGATGTCGGCACCGCAGATCGGCTTGATGCCGGCGCCCATGGCGGTCTTGTAGAACTTCACCAGCGAGCACATGTTGCTCATGTCGGTGACGGCCACGGCCGGCATACCGGCCGCCGCCACAGCCTTGACCAGGGGTTTGACCCGCACCAGCCCGTCGACCAGGGAGAACTCGGTGTGCAGGCGCAGATGGACGAAGCTGGCGGTCATGGCAATCCCGTTGGTGACACAGAAACGATAAGGCCCGGATTGTACCGGGCCTCGACTTAAACATCAGCTTGCGAACCCGCCGTGTGGCGCTTATTCGATCCCTTCGAGCACATTGCGTACCGGCGCAAACGAACGCCGATGGATGGGCGTGGCGCCCAGGCGCTTGAGCGCCTCCAGGTGCACCGGCGTGGGGTAGCCCTTGTGCCCGCCGATGCCATAGCCGGGGTAGAGCTTCTCCATCTCGGCCATCTCGCGATCGCGACTGACCTTGGCCAGGATAGAGGCGGCGGCGATGGCCGGCACCTGGGCGTCGCCGCCGAC
This DNA window, taken from Pseudomonas alcaligenes, encodes the following:
- a CDS encoding CTP synthase, with translation MTRYIFVTGGVVSSLGKGIASASLAAILEARGLKVTMLKLDPYINVDPGTMSPFQHGEVFVTHDGAETDLDLGHYERFIRTTMTQDNNFTTGRVYEHVLRKERRGDYLGATIQVIPHITDEIKRRVIKGAGDADVAMVEIGGTVGDIESQPFLEAARQLRVELGAKRAMFMHLTLVPYIATAGETKTKPTQHSVKELRSIGVQPDVLICRSDHEIDLASRRKIALFTNVEERAVIALEDVDTIYRIPSVLHAQGLDDIVVERFGLQCQPADLSEWDRVVDAKLHPEKEVTIAMVGKYMELLDAYKSLIEAMGHAGIQNRTKVNLRYIDSEEIENEGTAKLEGVDAILVPGGFGLRGVEGKIKAVQYARENKIPYLGICLGMQVAVIEYARNVLGWSDANSTEFTQTSSHPVVGLITEWQDAAGSVEVRSDSSDLGGTMRLGAQDCQLMAGSTVRECYGKDVIVERHRHRYEVNNNLLPQLEAAGLKVSGRSADGALVEVVEAPGHPWFVACQFHPEFTSTPRDGHPLFSGFVKAALKQAGKA
- the kdsA gene encoding 3-deoxy-8-phosphooctulonate synthase, producing the protein MAQKIIKVGGIEIANDKPFVLFGGINVLESRDLAMQACEEYVRVTEKLGIPYVFKASFDKANRSSITSFRGPGLEEGMKIFEEVKKTFGVPVITDVHEPYQAAPVAEVCDIIQLPAFLSRQTDLVVAMAKTGAVINIKKAQFLAPQEMKHILKKCEEAGNDQLILCERGSSFGYNNLVVDMLGFGIMKSFEYPVFFDVTHALQMPGGRADSAGGRRAQVTDLAKAGMSQGLAGLFLEAHPDPDNAKCDGPCALRLDKLEPFLTQLKQLDDLVKSFPPIETA
- the ispD gene encoding 2-C-methyl-D-erythritol 4-phosphate cytidylyltransferase, which codes for MSHSALPAFWVVIPAAGIGSRMRADRPKQYLQLAGRTILEHTLDCFLDHPRLKGLVLSLAADDPFWAALPCARDPRILRAEGGAERADSVLAGLLCLLELGAQPDDWVLVHDAARPNLARSDLDLLLAELADDPVGGLLAVPARDTLKRVGADGRVAETVDRSLIWQAYTPQMFRFAALHHALADALVAGAAITDEASALEWAGQAPKLVEGRADNLKITRPEDLEWLRQRWAHKH
- a CDS encoding methyl-accepting chemotaxis protein encodes the protein MRFKSIQFSVAFLAGASILAVVVALVLYAVFAGARTQDLVQERTQSLLQGTINQRLMALAEAQVGSLQRQFEAPMLLAKSIATLNSRLGQSLPDGTVLGMSREELSALLGEYLKDNPDLIDLYIGWEANAFDQDDDLYAGQKDNGYDATGRFMPWWYRDGGQLKREPLTIEQMESQERQPTGVRTGEYYLCPKETGKPCVIDPAAYDFGGKQVLVASFNAPIMVDGQFKGIVGNDLALNFIQDLLNQAKQGLYSGAGELALISANGNLIAATKDASLITQPAEKALDAELLQQLKQSSSDAPILKLNEEREQIQLLLPFRVAGTETRWTLAIELPTAAVLAELRQLQGELATQANEDTFGMALVGLLVAALGLLVIWFVGYGIARPLKQMVGMLDDIAKGDGDLTVRLQVDRADELGQIAGGFNTFLNKLQNMIRDVVTSVQKVSDSSEHTADIAIRTNQGVQRQMAEIDQVATAVHEMTATAQDVARNATQAAEAASHADRSANDGKRIVEGTAKAISALAGEIGRAVGVVQTLAKDSENINAILVAIRGIAEQTNLLALNAAIEAARAGEQGRGFAVVADEVRNLAQKTQQATEEIQSMIQQLQHGTREVVNVMEQSQARTDDSVQQAQAAASALENITQAVSVINDMNTQIASAAEEQSAVAEDINRNVTNIGQVAAEVAGGADEASQASAELTKLAEQQRRLINQFRV
- a CDS encoding septum formation initiator family protein; translated protein: MSNKAPYWLFVALVLVLAGLQYRLWVGEGSLAQVAELQREIDEQKGENERLLERNRILEAEVLELKKGMETVEERARHELGMVKEGETLYQLAE
- the eno gene encoding phosphopyruvate hydratase, giving the protein MAKIVDIKGREVLDSRGNPTVEADVILEGGIIGSACAPSGASTGSREALELRDGDKSRYLGKGVLKAVANINGPIRDLLLGKDAADQKALDRAMIELDGTENKAKLGANAILAVSLAAAKAAAQAKGVPLYAHIADLNGTPGVYSMPVPMMNIINGGEHADNNVDIQEFMVQPVGAKNFADALRMGAEIFHHLKAVLKARGLNTAVGDEGGFAPNLASNEDALAAIAEAVANAGYKLGEDITLALDCASSEFFKDGQYDLAGEGKVFNAEGFADYLAGLTQRYPIISIEDGMDESDWAGWKVLTDKIGEKVQLVGDDLFVTNTKILKRGIEEKIGNSILIKFNQIGSLTETLEAIQMAKASGFTAVISHRSGETEDSTIADLAVGTAAGQIKTGSLCRSDRVSKYNQLLRIEEQLGGKAPYRGRSEFRG